TGATCACGGCTGCGAGCCTGGCACCTTCGACCCGTTGATTCGGTGTTCAGCCGATTAGACTAgaataaactcagcaaaagtatcctaaacttaCCTACTACTTATCTAATGCTAAAGGTACCTAAATTTGCCTAAATCTTGTTGCCATTTAGGATCTATAGGGGAAGTTTAGACCAGTTCTCGCTTAGTCACCCACCTCGAGGCCCCACATTTCAGTCAACAACCTTTCCTTCACTGTGCGatgctttttttttttcctgGTGGTTTTTTTTTGGAAAAGGTACGACATCTaaatcatcatggctcatgATTTAATATTTTCCGATTCCCCAACCCGCGAGCAACGTAAACATCAAGCTCGTGAGTTTGATTTGCTAGGGAGTGAAGATCCGGCCGAAAGCaacccagcagcagctcgcATTGTCCTTGCTTTGCTCGCGCCTGATGTATCTGAGACCGTCCTTCAACAGCAGCTAGATCGCCGAATCCTGCGCGCTCTCGCTAGTGGCCGCCATGCCTCGCGCCTTGGATTCAGCTTAGTACTCACCAATATCCTCAAAGCGCTCTTTGGAGAAGCAAATCTTGCACAGACTAGATTCCCCAACCTTGGTTTTGGTGAAATCCTTCAGTTACTTACCAAGAACACCAAAGCCAGCGGCGGCAGCATTTCTGGGCAGGAAGAGAGGGACATCTTGTTTGGCCGTCTGTTCGGACTTTTCGCTTTCATTGAATCCGGAATTCTGTTCGCCAATATCACAAGATGGCACCTGGTCCTTCGGCTCATTCTGGACCTATCTGGCAAAAAGCCGTGGATGCAGCCGTTATGTGGGCATCACATCCTTGCCGCCTTGAAACAGATGAACTCGCAGCAAGCACTGGACACTTTGAGTAAACTCGATGAAGCGAATGTAGCAAAGACACCGGAGGGGGTCGCAGTCTGGATCTTTGCGCAGACTAGATTTCCcggtctcaaggtcaagcatTGGCAGGTACCCTTTGACAAGACCACGATTGGTGAGCTCGTTGCCATTCTGCGAGAAAGCTTAAAAGATTCTGGTCTGGACGACATGGAGCCTAGCCAGCAGATCAAGCTTGCTGGCTGGAATCCTATACTGCACCCGGCCTGGAGTGTTATCTTGGAGTACTTTGTCATTGCGGGAGAAAGTGGACTCGAAGTGTTCAAGCGCTTCTGGACTCGTGTTGTAGATGGTGAGTCGCATGAAACACCTTTGCATAGTGGCTGCTGACATTTGTTAGACTCACTTTTCTCGCAACGTGCCACGGATGGCCAGAAATTCAGAGGGTTTCTAGTGTTCCAAAAGATGCTCCAAGGCTTTGTTGATCTTAGTGATCATATTGAAGCCCTCTTCAGCAAAAACTTCATGTCCTGCCTCATGAATCAAGTTTCACGAAGGGAGAGATATTTGTACAGAGCGGCGACCAAGACTCTTGCAGTGATCGAGTCGATGACCTCAAATCACAAACAGACACTTATTCCTATTCTCAAGTGCCTCCTAGGCAAGAACGGAGTCTATAACTTTGACGAAagaacaaacaccaagactaTACACAAACTTTTGAAGAATACATCCGAATCCACTGGCAAAACCATAAGCAAGATCATCCGAAAACCCCTCGACACGATTGCTCAGGTAGGCAAGGGCGAGGCTTCAGCCATACTCCGAGCCCACGTTCGTTATCTGTCAGAAGTTGGCAGTATGTGCAGCTCACCTGAGAACGTGCCGTTCCCAGAGAAAACCTTTTCTAGTGTCTCGCTAGAGCTCGCCCGACTGGCATACTACCAAAACACAGGCATTCCCGCAGATATCCTAACGGAGACTGTTCGTGAGATGTACCGGACTTCTCTTGCATCGGTGTTGGCTAAGGCCAGCGGAAGGATAGAGAGTTGCGATTCCGTATGCCATGTCGTATCTTCCTTGGATATCGGCTCGATGGTTTTGTCCGAAGAGCTTAAAACGGCTGTCCAGCAGGCGCTATCCAGGATGGAGAAGCTGCGCAAGCACAGCAAGTCGGATGACACGAACAAAGGTCTTTTTGGAAGTATCGCTTTGTTGCATGCTGTAGCTGTCTTGCGGGTCTATAACGCGGAGCCTGATGCTATGGAAGACCTCGAGTTACTTAGTCAACATTCTGGTGATTGGAAGGAGGGCAAGTTCGCAAATGGCGATGGTGACACATCCGTGGCTCTCATCGAAATGTTGTTATCAATGGTCGTGCAGCCTTCATCTCTTATGAGACAAGTTACGCAGCAAGTGTTTGGGGCCTTCACACCACACATCTCTGCTGCAGGATTGGAGCTGTTGACCGGTCCCCTCACATCTGGCGAGAATACCAAGGGCCAAAAAGAACTGTTCAGCAATGgggacgatgagatggaggtcgatgaggatgaggacgaagaaggaacagatgctgatgaggagtatGACTCGGATATCGAGATTGATTCCGATGTCGAGttcattgatatcaaggacATGAACGATGAaagtggagaagaagaagaagaagaagacgacgaggacgaagatgaagacgaaggTGGaccaaaaagcaaaggcgAATTCGACAGACCTGAGGACCTGGATAACGAactcgagaagatcctcaacagccatcgACTCGACAAGGACGCTGATGCCGCGTCATCAGAGTCCGAGGGTGATATGTCTGACTCCGAAATGTTCGCCATCGACGAGCAGCTCGCAGCAACTATCAAGCCACGCATTCAAGACCCCTCGAACAGCTCCAAGAAgataaagaagaaggctaAGCAATCAGTCCTCAATTTCAAGAACCGGATTCTTGATTTGCTCGACATCTACGTTCGCAATGAGCGCTGCAACGCACTATCATTTTCACTCCTCTTACCCCTGCTTGACTGTATGCGAGCAACCAGCACCAAATCCCTAGCTGACCGTGCGAGCAAGGTCATTTCTAATTATCGAAAGTACCAGAAAAAGGCCATTTCTAACTTCCGAAAGAGTCAAAGACAGGCCACCAATGATTCCCAAGAGGTGCAGATTCTCGAGCCTGATGTCATGCTAGACTTATTACGCGAGATTCATAAGGCTGCCGGTCAGAACGACTCGCATGCGTACGCAAAAGCGGCCAGTTCGGCGAGTCTCATCGTGGTGTCGGCCCTTATCGCTGCGGACAAGACGAGAATGGATGACATAGTTGTTATTTATGCCAAAACGCAGGCGAACTGCTACTCTCAGGGGACGAAGTTGCAGTCGTCTTTCCTCGATGAGTGGCAAGACTGGTACCGAAATGCATTGCAACAAGCTCGGAACTGATACCCTAATATAGACATAATTCTCCCATAGATGGCATGAATTGAGACCAGTCATCCTAACTTTGATCCTAAATGGCAAAAAGgcttaggtaacttagtataagtttaggattCCTTTGCTGTGTTTAGGATACCTTAGATATGCTTATTTTGGTACCTTATCTCAGGGCTTGATGGTTTCTGGCTCCCTGAGGGCCTGAGAGTAATTCGAATGCCTGCAGATGAGCTATTAAATTCTATGAGCTCGTCATCGTGATAGTACAGGTGCCTTGATTTTTCTTAGCATAACTCGTCTAATCCTCCATCTTgtcatcctctgcatcctcgtcttcgtcgtcgtcatcatcatcctcgtcctcggccTTTGCTAATCGTTCAGCCTCTTCCCGTAGCTCCTTTGGCACCTCAACATGTCGTCCCTTGGTAGGACCGTCAGGCCCACTGATCCAGGTCATCTCCAACTCGAaatccttgtccttgttgtcCTTCTGCGCAATGTAGATGATGCGCGCAGCCTGCTTCACAGCTTCCTCTAGAGTAATGTTACCAGCAGGTaggtcaagcttctccaactcggccttggcagcctgtCGACCCTTGCCTGTAGCCGCTCCGTAGTAACCCCAGTACATACCGCTGGGCTCGATCATGTAAAGAAAAGGACCGCCGTGCTTGCCCTCGACTTTgccaccagcgccaaccTTGGGCCCTGAGCCAACCTCTCCATCGACAGGGGTCTCCTCGGGAGTATCGTAGCCGCCCACGATAGCGGTGATGCCAAATGGTCGAACTGAACCGTACATGGTGTAGGCTTGAAGGTAGCCACCCATGCGGCTGGCAAGATCGGATGTGGGGATGGGGGTCTTGAAGTTCTGTCGCCAGCTCTGGGCCTCGTCGCGAGCGCGGTCAACGAAGTGACGTCCATCAGGGACCATACCAGAAGATACCTGGCGAGATTAGTACAAGCTCATCCTAGCCGTGGCAGGTAGGTCTACGTACA
This genomic interval from Fusarium verticillioides 7600 chromosome 1, whole genome shotgun sequence contains the following:
- a CDS encoding 20S proteasome subunit alpha 7, encoding MTSIGTGYDLLNSIFSPDGRNFQVEYAVKAVENGGTSIGIRAKDGVVLAIEKVVSSKLLKPGANKRIATIDSHVGAVSSGMVPDGRHFVDRARDEAQSWRQNFKTPIPTSDLASRMGGYLQAYTMYGSVRPFGITAIVGGYDTPEETPVDGEVGSGPKVGAGGKVEGKHGGPFLYMIEPSGMYWGYYGAATGKGRQAAKAELEKLDLPAGNITLEEAVKQAARIIYIAQKDNKDKDFELEMTWISGPDGPTKGRHVEVPKELREEAERLAKAEDEDDDDDDEDEDAEDDKMED